The following nucleotide sequence is from Hevea brasiliensis isolate MT/VB/25A 57/8 chromosome 7, ASM3005281v1, whole genome shotgun sequence.
ATAGCTTGCTGTTTATTGTGCATTGCAGAGAATAGTATGTAGGAAGGGGATTCATGTAAGCAGCCCCAACTAACTAGTATGGAATTAGGATTCTACTTTGAGTTAATTTGTGTTTTTGAGTTTCAAATCTCCATGCCTCAGATCTTTTATGTGAAGACTTGCTTCATACTGATGAGTTTAACCATTTACTGTTCATCTATCTATTTTTTCTCTCTTCGTCTCTGTTTTTGGTGAATGTTGTATCTAAAATGGTTCTTTGATTGTAGGCATCATACTACATGTCTCATCAGTCACAGTCAATATCACTTCTCGAAGAAACTGATAAGCAAATAAGAGAAAGAGGTTGTAGTGAACAAATACGGCGTTTGAAGGAAGTTCGTAATGATTATCGAGAAGAAGTCATCGATTGTGTCAGACATTGTGCATGGTACGCTGACCATGAATGATAGCTTTTGAAGCTATCTTTTACTTTGACTTTCTTGGTCTTATTCTACTTTGATTTGCATGATTCCAAAATTTTGTAGTCCATCATTCTTTTCTATTTCTTGTGGATTGCAACTTCTTTACAGATGACAGTTATTGCAATTTTTGTATCATTGTTTATCGTTAATGAATGACTATTTGGTGTTGTGTGGCTAAGTAATTTGTAGTGAAGTTAGAAGGGGTTACATGTTATTTATGTGCATTGCTAACTTTATTTTAGTAGTTTGCTTCCTTGTATGTCTGAGTTTTATTGGCCTTTCTGTTATGCATTGCAGGTATCGCATCTCCCTTTTCTCTCGTTGGAAGCAGAGAGGAATGTATGCAACATGCATGTGGATAGTCCAATTGCTTCTGGTTCTTAGCAAAGTGGATTCTTTATTCATTTATATCCCTGAATTCTATCTTGAAACCCTGGTAAATGAATTCTTTCTCAAAACCATTAGCAATGATGACATTACAGTACAAGTGTATCTTCTTTGATCATAGATAGACATAAGTTGCTTATGTTATGGCCTCTGTTTGCAGTATATGGTCTATTTCAACATTTTTTAAAATGCGGGCGTATATATCTCTTTGGTATCATCACAATCTTTTTCACATCTTTTGGTGTTATTGCAAATGTTATTAAATTCTCTTGTCAATTTGGTAAATATCTGCGTTCTCTTGGTGTTATAAATTGCTTTTTGTTTGTGCTCTGGATTCCTTATGAGATCATAATGTTGCTTATTGAAACTGGGTTTTATCCAATTCTAGCATGAAAACTCTTAACTTCTCATTTTAAAATCTATCTTTAAAATATCTCTGCAATGGTTGGCTTTTGACATACTATTCTTAGTATTCTAGTGAATTATTCTAGCTATATGGGTGTGGATCATTGGTTTGTTGTCTTGAGGAGTTGATTTCTTCCTGTTAGGAATATGAATTGCAGACTATCTCTTTCTGTAGCTATTGGTGTATGTATAATTGATGCTCTTTTGATATGAGGCATTAGAGTTTTTAGACTTGCAACATGTAGccacaaattgtaattcaattaCTTTGCGTGTTTAATGCTTTCAGGGATTTCTTCCTCCCTTATAATTGTATGATCACATTCCTAGTAGTTATTGAATTCAATTTAATGTTGTCACAGGTTGACTGTTTTCATGTGTTGCGCAAGAGTGATCCTCCATTTGTTCCTCCTACAATATTTATTAAGCAAGGACTCGCCTCATTTGTAAGTGTGGCCTTTATATCTTCTTTTCAttgctcttctttttcttccaatAACTATATTGTTTGCTTCAATATATTTTTGTTTTATAGAAAAGTTTGTTCAATCTCTTCGAGGTTTTTTACTTTGGTTTAAATGATTTTGACAACTTGgttagctattattattattattattattattgttattattattattaatcttGAATTCTAAGGATATAAATTTAGAAAAGTGCGTTTTATATGAGATGATTACTATGTGATGTGAAATTGTAGTTGTGCTACTTGAGCATTTAGGTCATTAACACGCAAATTGTTCTAAAGAACATAGTTATAGTTCTAGGACTAAGCgattatttattttcttaattgcTTTTTCCATGTTGAATCCATTATTCACTAGAGGGATAGAGAATATTATAGATCTTTCACTTTTATTTTATGTGTAAAATCCATTGTCTATAACCTTCTTCTTTTGTTTTGCATGGGGATTGGGGAGGGGAGATATAAGAGTAAGCAGGGTAGAGATGACGGGAATTACAACAATATGTGGCTCTTATGCTACATCAAAGAAACAAAGGGTAATATAAAGAGAACTGTTACCAGAAATACATGAATTTGGATGCTCGATCCAAGTATCTCTGAACAAGAATCCCCCAACCCTTCAATGATTCCATGGATGTGGAGTTCCAACctgtattgaaattgtaattcttAGTCTTAATGTGGAAAGGAGTGGACTATTCATGCATATTTCTTCTACCCATATTATAGAATCTTTTATCCTGTAATGAAGGCGATTGATCGGTAAGCTTTGACTTATGTCTAGTATGAGGTTGGTTTTTTTTATTTGACTAATATCTACAATAGGTAGTTTGTGCCACTTGACTGCTGCTGCTAGAGGATAGGCATATGCTTTCTGTTACTTTTTAAAACTTCTACTTATGACATGCATATTTTCTATTGAATGTGTAAATCTAAAATTATACTTTGATCATTGTGGTATTTATCCAATGGATATATAGAATtgattgtttttacttgtttactaGGTTACTTTCATAGTTACCCATTTCAATGATCCAAGGATATTGAGCGCAGATCTAAAGGATCTTCTTCTCCAATCTATATCAGTGTTGGTACAATATAAGGAAATATTTGGCAGTTTTTGATAATGGAGGAATAAAGATCAAATTCTGCCTTCAATTTTAGGCAGCATACTTCTATCCACTTCTCCGCTACGCTGGTAGCTACACTATCCTGGTTATCCCTCTCATGCCCCTCAATTGCAGGCCTTATTTCATTGTATAAGGAAGAAAGCTGGGAGGATGCGTCATTCTTCACTTCCTGCATAGTAATTCAATCCCAAAAAAAGTTGCAATAAGtatgttgagagagagagagagagagctgtgGTATTGAAACACGCGGATGATGTTCCAACAAAAATGAAGATAAGCAAGCCAGAGGTTGATTTCTTCACCATAGTTGGATAGCCATCTTTATGGTGGAAGATCAGTCTAAGTCATCCAAGCAACACATAAAACGAAACATATAGAAAGAGAGAGATATCTTTGACAATGAAAAATGTGGATTATGTTCCACCAAAAATGAAGATAAATAATCCAGAGATTGATTTCTTCAGCATAGTTGGATAGCCATCTTTACAGTGATTATGGTCAGTCTAGGTCATCTAACCGATGTATAGAATGAAATATATGGGATATCATCGTcgtcatcattattattatttgtaaaaAACAACCATGAGTTGCCACAATTTGCAAAGTTGAATCTAagttttgtatgaaatatttagccTGCTTTAATACTGTGATTTTGCAATATGCATACTTATTGTTCAACTCACAATCCTTTAGATTCATTTAGATTTAGCTTTTAAAGTTAAGACATTCCACAGTGATATAGAAAAGACAACTGCAGAGCAAATAAAAGCTACCGTTTATCAAGGCATAACTACTTGGAAAGATAATGCTGCTATTGTAATTATAGCCATGGGTTCagcttttaaaattttcatttcaataaggaaccaaaaaaaaaatttgctTCAATCAAATTTTAAACAATAGAGatgaatgcaaaactaaatataatatccagctaagctTGCATAAACTAGTCTATCTACAAAAGTGCACATAAATGTATACAAGCAGTGTTTACCTCATATGCGAGCACTTCCTCTTGTGCCTCTTTCGTTGCTAAGAGTTTGGCAACAAGTTTTGCATCAACTTGCTTTTGCGGGGGTTGTTTCAACTTTACATTAGAATAATGCTTTGAACGTTTCTTTGGCATAGGGCCTTGTCCCATGTGATAATTCCCACATGTACTATTACCTCCAATGAAGGATATCATTGTCCTCTTTTGTGCAAAGGCCTGTTGAGCATCTTGGGAGTACAAATTCATCTCTTCACTGGCTTCTATTTTTACTGGATTCATAATTGCACCTTGCGTTGAAACTGAATCAAGTGGCTTTACAACAAGAGCAGCAGACTCCACATGGTGCTCAGATCCCGTATTAAAATTTGTTATTTCAGAGTATTCAACATTCATGCCACTATCATACTCAGAATTGGATGAGTTGGCAATTTTTAGGAGCTTAGAGAAAGGCTCATCTTCTGCAGAATCATATAGTGGAATTTTTTCAACGGAATACCTGTATTAGAAAATGTTGTTTGAGACAAATATCGTAGCATTAGGAATATACTATCACAAAGGTACAGTTCACACTGCAGCTTAGCAAACAACACAGATTTGCAGTAAGTGCAGGGCTTTGGATCCCATACACACGTAGTTTCAATTCATCCAAATGTCTTTAATATTGACCTTTCTGGAGATAGAATCTTATTTTCTGTTGGCATTTGCTGGCAACAACCTGAGTGCATGCTTCCAAAGAAACAATTTGATACAGAATTTTCAGCAATTAAAgataataaataactattatcTTTAATTAGCATCTACCCTTCTTAAGGGATTGTAAGATCCAGTTAAGTGTGTGATAAGTGGCCAAGTCAAGCCAGCCATATCAGATAGCTTTAACATTTCATGACAAGCAACAGGGAATATATTCTAAGAGCAGCATCCCAATACAAGGAGAGCCCTTGCATACAATAACATCACACCCAATAAATTTTGATAGGAACAATGGGCAACTGATTGTCCCATTATGTAATTTTATTCTCTTATGCTGTGTTTGGGAAAGTGGGGAAGGGGAGGGGAGAGAAAATGGGCTGCAGGGCCCACAATTTGTTCCTTGACATGTGGACCCCACAGCCCCATTTTACCTCCCCTCCACTTCCCCCTGAACACAGACTAGAATATTAATATTTTCTCTGATCTAAATCAGTAAGAAAGTAACAAAGGAGTGAATCTCACCAACTACTATTTGCTAAGTGCGGTGGGTCTGAGTGCAAGAGATATTTTTGTAAGTGAGGCTTTAAGCTAGTGTCATTGTGCTACTGTGTCATGTCCAAGCATTTCTCTAGTAAAAGTTGGTTATTGTATCATTCAAAATGCCAAAAATATTTATCATATAGGACAttcagaaatgaaaaaaaaaaaaaaaagcaaaaaaaacttCAACACAAATAATGCATAAAAAATATAAGGGATAAACATCACCTGTCATCATCGTCTTCCCACAGGTAAGTATCCTCCTGTAACAAGAAGTaaaatgaaatgaggaagataAAAGACTATAAAAGGCCGATTCAGATTGACAGTAGCATATGCATCTATCACAATATTTTGCAAACcagattttatattttaaaactgTAATTTTCAAGTGAAAAACAAAGTCAAACATGTTTTTTCCCTTCTTCAGATTTAGATTCAGAACTACTATAACtattcaaaattttacctggaaaCCTCGAGATTTTGCTCCCAGAAATCCAGAACAGCTGGTTGCACCGCAGAGGCAGCGAACCTTAGCACCACCGTACCATTCAAAATTATAATCATATGCCAGTTCAGTTCCAATTGAAATATCCTGTTTTGCAAATATTCCAACTCTTATTTCCGCCAAAACATTCCACTTTCTTGTCTCAAAATTAGGCTGGCTACAATATTTAACTAATGATCAATGTAAAAACTTGACAAACACAAGTATATGAGAAAGTGCAATGCCTCCATAACTTCTGATTAGAGAGTCTCACCATGAATGATTAATAAATCTAGCTAAGCTGCCCTTTTTAGTGGCAT
It contains:
- the LOC131181587 gene encoding histone-lysine N-methyltransferase ASHH1-like, with protein sequence MLSSGEVMFYLKDQWIEAVPQYEHIQQNDFSYRKHRKQKEDDIAICECKFDASDPESACGERCLNVLTSTECTPGYCPSGVYCKNQRFQKCEYAKTKLFKTEGRGWGLLADEDIKAGRFIIEYCGEVISWKEARRRSQAYENQGLKDAFIISLNSSESIDATKKGSLARFINHSCQPNFETRKWNVLAEIRVGIFAKQDISIGTELAYDYNFEWYGGAKVRCLCGATSCSGFLGAKSRGFQEDTYLWEDDDDRYSVEKIPLYDSAEDEPFSKLLKIANSSNSEYDSGMNVEYSEITNFNTGSEHHVESAALVVKPLDSVSTQGAIMNPVKIEASEEMNLYSQDAQQAFAQKRTMISFIGGNSTCGNYHMGQGPMPKKRSKHYSNVKLKQPPQKQVDAKLVAKLLATKEAQEEVLAYEEVKNDASSQLSSLYNEIRPAIEGHERDNQDSVATSVAEKWIEVCCLKLKAEFDLYSSIIKNCQIFPYIVPTLI